A DNA window from Streptomyces canus contains the following coding sequences:
- a CDS encoding DUF4097 family beta strand repeat-containing protein translates to MVRSVPVRAATAAGVVALVVAGATACGASAGDDKTPDHKSFALHGRTLTVDSDDSALEIVAADSNKAGTVEVTRWFQGTVAVGKDPEVTWSMKDDRLVLRMKCSGVVADCAAKHRIEVPRDISVKIQDGDGSVRARGFTRPLSISTGDGSVRVTDSSGPLELHTGDGSMRADVTSRRITARTGDGSLHLELGAVPDRVETRSGDGSVTVELPKATYRVDTKTGDGGVDVSVPRSDSSDHVVSAQSGDGKVTVRTAN, encoded by the coding sequence ATGGTCCGTTCCGTTCCCGTACGTGCCGCCACCGCGGCCGGAGTCGTCGCGCTCGTCGTCGCGGGGGCCACCGCCTGCGGCGCCTCCGCCGGGGACGACAAGACCCCCGACCACAAGTCCTTCGCCCTCCACGGCCGCACCCTCACCGTCGACTCCGACGACTCGGCGCTGGAGATCGTCGCCGCCGATTCGAACAAGGCGGGCACGGTCGAGGTCACCCGCTGGTTCCAGGGGACCGTCGCCGTCGGCAAGGACCCCGAGGTGACCTGGTCGATGAAGGACGACCGGCTGGTGCTGCGCATGAAGTGCAGCGGTGTCGTCGCCGACTGCGCCGCCAAGCACCGCATCGAGGTGCCGCGGGACATCAGCGTGAAGATCCAGGACGGCGACGGCAGTGTGCGGGCCCGCGGGTTCACCCGGCCGCTGAGCATCAGCACCGGCGACGGTTCCGTGCGGGTCACCGACTCCAGTGGGCCGCTGGAGCTGCACACCGGCGACGGCTCCATGAGGGCGGACGTCACCTCCCGCCGCATCACCGCCCGTACCGGCGACGGCTCGCTCCACCTGGAACTCGGCGCCGTACCGGACCGGGTGGAGACCCGCAGCGGTGACGGCTCCGTGACCGTCGAGCTGCCGAAGGCCACCTACCGCGTGGACACCAAGACCGGCGACGGAGGGGTCGACGTGTCCGTGCCCCGGTCCGACTCCAGCGACCACGTGGTGTCCGCCCAGAGCGGAGACGGGAAGGTCACGGTGCGAACCGCGAACTAA
- a CDS encoding carbohydrate-binding protein, producing the protein MVHRHASAGCAALTLLSALVLTGLPAAAAVEPPAPTPAPSATGTLDANNPSPAVLRALKRDLRLTEDQARTRLVNEAEAGARAGRLQNALGKRFAGAWVSGDTSADLTVATTDAADTPAIEAGGARAVVVKTPLQDLKTAKAKLDASVTGEALDTPVRYIDVRTNRVTVQAKSRGAANTLIAAAGVDSAIVDVKVSADQPRALYDIRGGDAFYIDGTARCSVGFGVTKGDQQGFATAGHCGKAGAKTTGFNQVAQGTFQASVFPGRDMAWVGVNSDWTATPAVKGEGGQDVQTAGSVQALTGAAVCRSGSTSGWHCGTIEQHDTSVTYAEGTIDGVTRTTVCAEPGDSGGSYISGAQAQGVTSGGSGDCTSGGTTFYQPINPLLSTYGLTLRTSTGTSGATVPEDGQTGGWAAGRVYEAGARVTHDGVSYECLQPHQAQAAWQPALAPALWQRV; encoded by the coding sequence ATGGTCCACAGACACGCTTCGGCCGGCTGTGCCGCGTTGACGCTGCTCAGTGCCCTCGTGCTCACGGGGCTGCCCGCGGCCGCGGCCGTAGAGCCCCCCGCGCCGACGCCGGCGCCCTCCGCCACCGGGACGCTCGACGCGAACAATCCCTCGCCCGCGGTCCTGCGGGCGCTGAAGCGTGATCTGCGCCTGACCGAGGATCAGGCCAGGACGCGCCTGGTCAACGAGGCCGAAGCGGGCGCTCGCGCCGGCCGCCTCCAGAACGCGCTGGGCAAGCGGTTCGCTGGAGCGTGGGTGAGCGGCGACACCTCCGCGGACCTGACGGTCGCGACCACCGATGCCGCGGACACCCCCGCCATCGAGGCCGGTGGAGCGCGGGCAGTGGTCGTCAAAACCCCGCTGCAGGACCTGAAGACCGCCAAGGCGAAGTTGGACGCCTCCGTGACCGGCGAGGCCCTGGACACGCCGGTCCGCTACATCGACGTTCGGACCAACCGGGTGACGGTGCAGGCGAAGAGCCGCGGCGCCGCCAACACGCTCATCGCGGCCGCCGGCGTCGACAGCGCGATCGTGGACGTCAAGGTGTCGGCCGACCAGCCGCGCGCCCTGTACGACATCCGGGGCGGTGACGCCTTCTACATCGACGGCACGGCCCGCTGTTCCGTGGGATTCGGCGTCACCAAGGGCGACCAGCAGGGGTTCGCGACGGCCGGCCACTGTGGGAAGGCGGGGGCGAAGACCACCGGGTTCAACCAGGTCGCCCAGGGCACCTTCCAGGCGTCCGTCTTCCCCGGGCGGGACATGGCATGGGTGGGCGTCAACAGTGACTGGACCGCGACGCCCGCCGTCAAGGGGGAGGGCGGCCAGGACGTTCAGACCGCCGGCTCGGTGCAGGCCCTGACGGGTGCCGCGGTGTGCCGGTCCGGTTCCACCAGCGGCTGGCACTGCGGCACGATCGAGCAGCACGACACGAGCGTCACCTACGCCGAGGGCACCATCGACGGCGTGACCCGTACGACGGTGTGCGCGGAGCCGGGCGACTCCGGTGGCTCGTACATCTCGGGAGCCCAGGCCCAGGGCGTCACGTCCGGGGGTTCCGGCGACTGCACGAGCGGCGGAACGACCTTCTACCAGCCGATCAACCCGCTGCTCAGCACCTACGGCCTCACTCTCAGGACAAGCACCGGAACGAGCGGTGCCACCGTCCCCGAGGACGGTCAGACGGGTGGCTGGGCCGCGGGCCGGGTGTACGAGGCGGGCGCGCGGGTGACCCACGACGGCGTCTCCTACGAGTGCCTGCAGCCCCATCAGGCACAGGCCGCGTGGCAGCCGGCCCTCGCTCCGGCCCTGTGGCAGCGCGTCTGA
- a CDS encoding FmdB family zinc ribbon protein: MPRYEYRCRTCGDTFELSRPMAESSAPADCPAGHDDTVKLLSTVAVGGSASASAPAPQAGGGGGGGCCGGGCCG; encoded by the coding sequence ATGCCTCGCTACGAGTACCGCTGCCGGACCTGCGGCGACACCTTCGAACTGAGCCGTCCCATGGCCGAGTCCTCCGCCCCCGCCGACTGCCCGGCGGGCCACGACGACACGGTGAAGCTGCTGTCGACGGTGGCGGTGGGCGGCTCGGCGTCCGCGTCGGCCCCGGCGCCCCAGGCGGGTGGGGGCGGTGGAGGCGGCTGCTGCGGCGGAGGCTGCTGCGGCTGA
- a CDS encoding DedA family protein, whose product MSAIAWVNGLMDTLGAPGAGIAVALENLFPPIPSEAILPLAGFAASTGRMSVVAVLLWTTAGSVIGALALYGVGALLGRDRTVALAARLPLVKVSDIERTEAWFLRHGTKAVFFGRMIPVFRSLVSVPAGVERMPLPVFLTLTTLGSALWNTAFVLAGHALGANWTQVTDVVSAYSKVVLALAALAVVAFVAVRLLRRGRPSPTEVSEPS is encoded by the coding sequence ATGTCAGCCATCGCCTGGGTCAACGGCCTCATGGACACGCTCGGCGCGCCCGGTGCCGGGATCGCCGTCGCCCTGGAGAACCTCTTCCCGCCGATCCCGAGCGAGGCGATCCTGCCGCTCGCCGGCTTCGCGGCGAGCACCGGCCGGATGAGCGTGGTCGCCGTGCTGCTGTGGACGACGGCGGGCTCGGTGATCGGTGCCCTCGCGCTCTACGGCGTCGGCGCGCTCCTCGGCCGGGACCGCACGGTGGCGCTCGCGGCCCGGCTGCCCCTCGTCAAGGTCTCGGACATCGAGAGGACCGAGGCCTGGTTCCTGCGCCACGGCACCAAGGCGGTGTTCTTCGGCCGGATGATCCCGGTCTTCCGCAGCCTCGTCTCCGTCCCGGCCGGCGTCGAACGCATGCCGCTGCCCGTGTTCCTGACGCTGACCACCTTGGGCAGCGCCCTGTGGAACACGGCGTTCGTCCTCGCGGGCCACGCCCTGGGCGCCAACTGGACCCAGGTCACCGACGTGGTGTCCGCGTACTCGAAGGTCGTCCTCGCGCTCGCCGCGCTCGCGGTCGTGGCCTTCGTCGCCGTACGACTGCTGCGGCGAGGCCGGCCGAGTCCTACTGAGGTGTCCGAGCCGTCCTGA
- a CDS encoding HAD family hydrolase — protein MPTQPPVLVASDLDRTLIYSAAALALTMPDARAPRLLCVEVHESRPLSYMTETAAGLLSELGDTAVFVPTTTRTRKQYQRINLPGPAPTYAICANGGHLLVDGVTDLDWHTRVTARLADECAPLEEIRAHLQETADPLWVRKHRIAEDLFVYLVVERELLPEDWVKELAVWAENRGWTVSLQGRKIYAVPKPLTKSAAMREVARRTGACVTLAAGDSLLDADLLLAADRGWRPGHGELADVGWTAPAITALPERGVAAGERILREFLRTARTPQ, from the coding sequence ATGCCGACGCAGCCTCCGGTGCTCGTGGCGAGCGACCTCGACCGTACGCTCATCTACTCCGCCGCCGCCCTGGCGCTCACCATGCCGGACGCGCGGGCGCCGAGGCTGCTCTGCGTCGAGGTGCACGAGAGCAGGCCGCTGTCGTACATGACGGAGACCGCGGCCGGGCTGCTCTCCGAGCTCGGGGACACGGCGGTCTTCGTGCCGACGACGACCCGCACCCGCAAGCAGTACCAGCGCATCAACCTGCCGGGCCCCGCGCCCACTTACGCGATCTGCGCGAACGGCGGCCACCTGCTGGTCGACGGCGTCACCGACCTCGACTGGCACACCCGCGTCACGGCCCGCCTCGCCGACGAGTGCGCACCTCTCGAGGAGATCCGCGCGCACCTCCAGGAGACGGCCGATCCCCTGTGGGTGCGCAAGCACCGGATCGCCGAGGATCTCTTCGTCTACCTCGTCGTCGAGCGTGAACTGCTGCCCGAGGACTGGGTGAAGGAGCTCGCGGTGTGGGCCGAGAACCGCGGCTGGACGGTCTCCCTCCAGGGCCGCAAGATCTACGCCGTCCCCAAGCCGCTCACCAAGAGCGCGGCCATGCGCGAGGTGGCCCGGCGCACCGGGGCCTGCGTGACGCTGGCCGCGGGTGACTCCCTGCTGGACGCCGACCTGCTCCTCGCGGCCGACCGGGGCTGGCGGCCCGGACACGGGGAGCTGGCGGACGTGGGCTGGACGGCTCCGGCGATCACCGCGCTGCCGGAGCGGGGTGTCGCGGCGGGGGAGCGGATCCTGCGCGAGTTCCTCAGGACGGCTCGGACACCTCAGTAG
- a CDS encoding phosphoribosyltransferase, translating into MNKAVNDQVWSGTWVADRLGVELVGDSRLTDLLGLALRRNPKRAHLLVSNVLGKHVPQSPSVVYGQGFALGRRVRDLLGDEEAARAVVLGYAETATGLGHSVADGIALAPYLHSTRRPVPGVAPAGGFEESHSHATSHLLLPEDPALLAGDGPLVLVDDEFSTGNTVLNTIRDLHERYPRGRYVVVALVDMRSEEDASRLDDFAGEINARVDLVAAASGTVRLPDGVLEKGQHLVAEYESAVGARGCVESAATAARARPAPTRPHQAINRIDLSWPRDLPDGGRHGFTPAHRIRLESALPAMAARLAEALPADARRVHVLGFEELMYAPLRFARELEQVAEGVEVTYSTTTRSPVLAVDDPGYAIRTRLVFPAHDTPADGPGDRYAYNVAGAGFDTVIAVVDDTADTPELHAPDGLLAQLAAHTRQVVLTVVPSYTPERPPMLSEPLRGPAFSSYAPEEVGWLLQDLSDVTLEAPTEEREEAIQSGGAHYAESLPVEYQPSDQYQELFRTALQESSARLAQAVGAVTEIVLQERSPRPVLVSLARAGTPVGVLMRRWAQFRHGLELPHYAVSIVRGRGIDANALRWLAGHHDPADVVFVDGWTGKGAITRELAEAIKQFEAEGGPVGFDPEIAVLADPGSCVKTYGTREDFLIPSACLNSTVSGLISRTVLRADLVGPDDFHGAKFYRELAGADMSVEFLDAVAARFPEVAEAVGAQVKELLAGDREPTWEGWAAVERISEEYGIHDVNLVKPGVGETTRVLLRRVPWKILARAGAGADLDHVRLLAEQRGVPVEEVAELPYTCVGLIHPKYTRGATGADGRAVTL; encoded by the coding sequence ATGAACAAGGCAGTGAACGACCAGGTCTGGTCGGGGACGTGGGTCGCCGACCGGCTCGGCGTCGAACTCGTGGGCGACAGCCGGCTGACCGACCTGCTGGGACTGGCGCTGCGCCGCAACCCCAAGCGGGCCCATCTGCTGGTCTCCAACGTGCTGGGCAAGCACGTCCCGCAGTCGCCGTCGGTGGTCTACGGACAGGGCTTCGCGCTGGGCCGCAGGGTCCGGGACCTGCTGGGCGACGAGGAGGCGGCCCGGGCGGTCGTCCTCGGCTACGCGGAGACGGCGACAGGTCTCGGCCACTCCGTCGCCGACGGCATCGCTCTCGCCCCCTACCTCCACTCCACCCGCCGCCCGGTCCCCGGCGTGGCCCCCGCGGGCGGCTTCGAGGAGTCCCACTCCCACGCCACGTCCCACCTGCTCCTCCCGGAGGACCCCGCGCTCCTCGCCGGCGACGGCCCCCTGGTGCTGGTCGACGACGAGTTCTCGACGGGCAACACGGTCCTGAACACGATCAGGGATCTGCACGAGCGGTATCCGCGGGGCCGGTACGTGGTGGTCGCCCTGGTGGACATGCGGTCGGAGGAGGATGCGAGTCGACTGGACGACTTCGCCGGCGAGATCAACGCGCGGGTGGACCTGGTGGCAGCGGCTTCAGGCACCGTACGCCTGCCCGACGGCGTGCTGGAGAAGGGGCAACATCTGGTCGCCGAGTACGAAAGTGCCGTAGGGGCGCGGGGCTGTGTTGAATCTGCGGCTACCGCCGCGCGGGCGCGACCAGCCCCCACCCGCCCGCACCAGGCAATCAACCGCATAGACCTGTCGTGGCCCCGAGACCTCCCCGACGGCGGCCGTCACGGTTTCACTCCGGCGCACCGAATACGCCTGGAGTCCGCGCTTCCCGCCATGGCCGCAAGGCTCGCCGAGGCCCTCCCGGCAGACGCCCGCCGCGTACACGTCCTCGGCTTCGAAGAGCTGATGTACGCCCCCCTGAGATTCGCCCGCGAACTCGAACAGGTCGCTGAAGGTGTGGAGGTGACCTACTCCACGACCACCCGCTCACCCGTCCTGGCCGTGGACGACCCCGGTTACGCCATCCGCACCCGCCTCGTCTTCCCGGCCCACGACACCCCGGCGGACGGCCCCGGCGACCGCTACGCGTACAACGTCGCCGGAGCAGGTTTCGACACCGTGATCGCCGTCGTCGACGACACCGCCGACACCCCCGAACTGCACGCCCCCGACGGCCTCCTGGCCCAACTCGCCGCGCACACCCGGCAGGTCGTCCTCACCGTCGTCCCCAGCTACACCCCCGAAAGGCCCCCCATGCTCTCCGAGCCCCTCCGCGGCCCCGCCTTCTCCTCGTACGCCCCCGAGGAGGTCGGCTGGCTGCTCCAGGACCTCTCGGACGTCACGCTGGAGGCGCCGACCGAGGAGCGCGAGGAGGCCATCCAGAGCGGTGGCGCGCACTACGCGGAATCGCTGCCGGTGGAGTACCAGCCGAGCGACCAGTACCAGGAGCTGTTCCGGACGGCCCTCCAGGAGTCCTCCGCGAGGCTCGCCCAGGCGGTCGGCGCGGTGACGGAGATCGTGCTCCAGGAGCGCTCGCCCCGCCCCGTCCTGGTCTCCCTCGCCCGCGCCGGCACCCCCGTCGGCGTCCTGATGCGCCGCTGGGCCCAGTTCCGCCACGGCCTCGAACTGCCGCACTACGCGGTCTCGATCGTCCGGGGCCGCGGCATCGACGCCAACGCCCTGCGCTGGCTGGCCGGCCACCACGACCCCGCTGACGTCGTGTTCGTCGACGGCTGGACCGGCAAGGGCGCGATCACGCGTGAACTGGCGGAAGCGATAAAGCAGTTCGAGGCCGAGGGTGGTCCCGTCGGGTTCGACCCGGAGATCGCCGTACTCGCCGACCCGGGCTCGTGCGTGAAGACGTACGGCACCCGCGAGGACTTCCTCATCCCCTCCGCGTGTCTCAACTCCACGGTGTCCGGCCTGATTTCGCGCACGGTCCTGCGTGCGGACCTGGTCGGCCCGGACGACTTCCACGGCGCGAAGTTCTATCGCGAACTCGCCGGCGCGGATATGTCGGTGGAATTCCTGGACGCCGTCGCCGCCCGCTTCCCCGAGGTCGCCGAGGCGGTCGGCGCACAGGTCAAGGAGCTCCTCGCCGGCGACCGGGAGCCCACCTGGGAGGGCTGGGCGGCCGTCGAACGCATCAGTGAGGAGTACGGCATCCACGACGTCAACCTCGTCAAGCCGGGCGTCGGCGAGACCACCCGGGTGCTGCTGCGCCGGGTGCCCTGGAAGATCCTGGCGCGGGCCGGTGCGGGCGCCGACCTGGACCACGTACGCCTGTTGGCCGAGCAGAGAGGTGTCCCGGTGGAAGAGGTCGCCGAACTCCCGTACACCTGCGTGGGGTTGATCCACCCCAAGTACACGCGGGGCGCGACGGGCGCCGACGGCAGGGCGGTGACCCTCTGA
- a CDS encoding HpcH/HpaI aldolase/citrate lyase family protein gives MRHFGHIAPEVRQRLFHQEPCEFTADSSARLLSAALGATLYSPATRPRLADDIVKQTGRGVVSMVLCLEDSIGDDDVAEGEENLVRQFTDLADRQVDLPLLFIRVRHPEQIPDLVRRLGPAVRLLSGFVLPKFTEERGIPFLEALSAAEVASGHRLFAMPVLESPELLYRETRVETLEGIARAVDKYRDRVLALRLGVTDFCSSYGLRRAPDMTAWDVQIVASVIADVVNMLGRADGTGFTVTGPVWEYFRVQERMFKPQLRRSPFLEGQAEELREALIEHAMDGLLREITLDQANGLLGKTCIHPSHVLPVHALSVVSHEEFSDAQDILRPERGGGGVLRSQYTNKMNEVKPHRAWAERTLLRAEVFGVANEDIGFVELLAAGISG, from the coding sequence ATGCGTCATTTCGGGCACATCGCCCCTGAGGTGCGTCAGCGCCTCTTCCACCAGGAGCCCTGCGAGTTCACCGCCGATTCCTCGGCCCGGCTGCTCTCCGCGGCTCTGGGCGCCACGCTCTACAGTCCGGCCACGCGGCCGCGGCTCGCCGACGACATCGTCAAGCAGACCGGACGCGGCGTGGTCTCGATGGTGCTGTGCCTGGAAGACTCGATCGGTGACGACGACGTCGCGGAGGGCGAGGAGAACCTCGTCCGGCAGTTCACGGACCTCGCGGACCGGCAGGTGGACCTGCCACTGCTCTTCATCCGGGTCCGCCACCCCGAGCAGATCCCCGATCTCGTACGACGGCTCGGTCCCGCCGTCCGGCTGCTGTCCGGATTCGTGCTCCCGAAGTTCACCGAGGAACGCGGCATCCCCTTCCTGGAGGCGCTCTCCGCCGCCGAGGTGGCGAGTGGACACCGGCTGTTCGCCATGCCCGTGCTGGAGTCTCCGGAGCTGCTCTACCGCGAGACGCGCGTAGAGACCCTGGAGGGCATCGCGCGCGCGGTCGACAAGTACCGCGACCGGGTCCTGGCGCTGCGCCTCGGCGTCACCGACTTCTGCTCCTCCTACGGCCTGCGCCGCGCCCCCGACATGACCGCCTGGGACGTCCAGATCGTCGCCTCCGTGATCGCCGACGTGGTGAACATGCTGGGCCGCGCCGACGGCACCGGCTTCACCGTGACCGGGCCGGTCTGGGAGTACTTCCGGGTCCAGGAGCGCATGTTCAAGCCGCAGCTGCGCCGTAGCCCCTTCCTGGAGGGACAGGCCGAGGAACTGCGCGAGGCGCTCATCGAGCACGCCATGGACGGCCTGCTGCGCGAGATCACCCTCGACCAGGCCAACGGACTGCTCGGCAAGACCTGCATCCACCCCTCCCACGTGCTGCCCGTGCACGCACTGTCCGTGGTCAGCCACGAGGAGTTCAGTGACGCGCAGGACATCCTGCGGCCCGAGCGCGGCGGCGGCGGGGTGCTGAGGTCGCAGTACACGAACAAAATGAACGAAGTGAAGCCGCATCGCGCCTGGGCCGAACGGACCCTGCTGCGCGCCGAGGTCTTCGGGGTGGCCAACGAGGACATCGGCTTCGTGGAGCTGCTCGCCGCCGGAATCTCCGGCTGA
- a CDS encoding TerD family protein, which translates to MTHAMLKGSNVPLEATTVRAVLRWAPGQGVPVVDASALLLGPDGRVRSDEDFVFYNQPRHPSGKVWLLGKKRVAEGPTDTIQTDLAGVEPEVSQILLVASVDEASVDNATFGRVQGLRILLYDASVADGEPLLHFDIKPETGEETALICGELYRRGEGWKFRALGEGYAEGLQGLATDFGIVVDESDSAETPSQPEATSFPLPPEQPAQSAASVPTQPAYGYPQQATPATAPVPASGYGYPQPVTPVPAAAEFRMPPQGPQFIGR; encoded by the coding sequence ATGACGCACGCCATGCTGAAAGGGTCGAACGTCCCGCTGGAAGCCACCACGGTACGTGCCGTGCTGCGCTGGGCGCCCGGGCAGGGGGTCCCGGTCGTCGATGCCTCGGCGCTCCTCCTCGGCCCCGACGGTCGTGTGCGATCCGACGAGGACTTCGTCTTCTACAACCAGCCCCGGCACCCCTCCGGGAAGGTCTGGCTCCTCGGCAAGAAGCGCGTCGCCGAGGGTCCCACCGACACGATCCAGACAGATCTGGCCGGTGTCGAGCCCGAGGTCAGCCAGATTCTCCTGGTCGCGTCGGTGGACGAAGCGTCGGTGGACAACGCCACCTTCGGCCGCGTGCAAGGCCTGCGCATCCTGTTGTACGACGCCTCGGTCGCCGACGGCGAGCCGCTGCTCCACTTCGACATCAAGCCCGAGACGGGCGAGGAGACCGCCCTGATCTGCGGCGAGCTGTACCGCCGCGGCGAGGGCTGGAAGTTCCGCGCCCTGGGCGAGGGCTACGCGGAGGGCCTCCAGGGACTGGCCACCGACTTCGGCATCGTGGTCGACGAGTCCGACTCCGCGGAGACCCCGTCCCAGCCCGAGGCCACGTCGTTCCCCCTGCCCCCGGAGCAACCGGCCCAGTCGGCCGCCTCGGTCCCCACGCAGCCGGCCTACGGCTACCCCCAGCAGGCGACTCCGGCGACAGCCCCCGTACCGGCGTCGGGGTACGGCTACCCGCAACCGGTGACTCCGGTACCTGCTGCGGCGGAGTTCCGTATGCCTCCCCAGGGGCCGCAGTTCATCGGACGGTAA
- a CDS encoding TerD family protein, translating to MGFLDGLRGGREVDFDSGSAASNAIELTKRHNRVSLTKQGAATGNLRVNLTWRMRTSDIGGSQRESLLRHPFKALKPPEVLGHSQSMVNVDLDLGCLYELADGTKGVVQPLGGLLGDVNAPPYVKLSGDDRFGSASGETMYVNLDHRDQIKRLLVFVYIYDQTPAFDRTHAIVTLYPSNGPRIEIGLDERHPQARSCAVVMIENVKGELIVRREVQFVYGFQGELDRLYGWGLQWGRGYKAKADR from the coding sequence ATGGGCTTCTTGGACGGACTCCGGGGCGGCCGCGAGGTCGACTTCGACTCGGGCAGCGCGGCCAGCAACGCGATCGAACTGACCAAGCGGCACAACCGGGTCTCGCTCACCAAGCAGGGCGCGGCGACCGGGAACCTCCGTGTCAACCTGACCTGGCGGATGCGGACCTCCGACATCGGGGGCTCACAGCGGGAGTCGCTGCTGCGGCACCCCTTCAAGGCGCTCAAGCCGCCGGAGGTCCTCGGGCACAGCCAGAGCATGGTCAACGTCGACCTCGACCTGGGGTGCCTGTACGAGCTGGCCGACGGCACGAAGGGCGTCGTCCAGCCGCTCGGCGGCCTGCTGGGGGACGTCAACGCGCCGCCGTACGTGAAACTCAGCGGGGACGACCGGTTCGGGTCGGCGTCCGGCGAGACGATGTACGTCAACCTCGATCACCGCGACCAGATCAAGCGGCTGCTGGTCTTCGTGTACATCTACGACCAGACGCCGGCGTTCGACCGTACGCACGCCATCGTGACGCTGTACCCGAGCAATGGGCCGCGGATCGAGATAGGTCTCGACGAGCGGCACCCTCAGGCCCGGTCCTGTGCGGTGGTGATGATCGAGAACGTCAAGGGCGAGCTCATCGTGCGGCGTGAGGTGCAGTTCGTGTACGGGTTCCAGGGCGAGCTGGACCGGCTGTACGGCTGGGGGCTTCAGTGGGGGCGGGGTTACAAGGCGAAGGCGGACCGGTGA
- a CDS encoding DUF475 domain-containing protein — protein sequence MVLKTFGWSFAVTALGLVAAVLYGGWEGFGVVAILSILEISLSFDNAVVNAGILKKMNAFWQRIFLTVGVLIAVFGMRLVFPVVIVAISAKMGPIEAVDLALNNKDHYQELVTDAHPAIAAFGGMFLLMIFLDFIFEDRDIKWLAWLERPLAKLGKVDMLSVCIALVVLLVTAFTFATHAHQHGGAHVDKAQTVLISGIAGLITYMVVGGLSGYFEDKLEEDEEREHEEEEQAEREGKPKSAVLMAGKAAFFMFLYLEVLDASFSFDGVIGAFAITNDIVLMALGLGIGAMYVRSLTVYLVRQGTLDDYVYLEHGAHYAIGALAVILMVTIQYEIHEIITGLVGVLLIGWSFLSSVRRNRALAAAEGKAEGSDEKTEVSSGV from the coding sequence GTGGTTCTCAAAACCTTCGGCTGGTCGTTCGCGGTCACCGCGCTCGGCTTGGTCGCTGCGGTCCTCTACGGGGGGTGGGAGGGCTTCGGTGTCGTGGCGATCCTCTCCATCCTCGAGATCTCCCTGTCGTTCGACAACGCGGTGGTCAACGCCGGAATCCTGAAGAAGATGAACGCCTTCTGGCAGCGCATCTTCCTCACGGTCGGTGTCCTGATCGCCGTGTTCGGCATGCGGCTGGTCTTCCCCGTCGTGATCGTCGCGATCAGCGCCAAGATGGGGCCCATCGAGGCGGTCGACCTCGCCCTCAACAACAAGGACCACTACCAGGAGCTGGTGACCGACGCGCACCCGGCGATCGCCGCGTTCGGTGGCATGTTCCTGCTGATGATCTTCCTTGACTTCATCTTCGAGGACCGGGACATCAAGTGGCTGGCCTGGCTGGAGCGGCCGCTGGCCAAGCTCGGCAAGGTCGACATGCTGTCGGTCTGCATCGCGCTGGTCGTCCTGCTGGTCACCGCGTTCACCTTCGCGACCCACGCCCACCAGCACGGCGGCGCGCATGTCGACAAGGCGCAGACCGTCCTGATCTCCGGTATCGCGGGTCTGATCACCTACATGGTCGTCGGGGGCCTGTCCGGCTACTTCGAGGACAAGCTCGAAGAGGACGAGGAACGCGAGCACGAGGAGGAGGAACAGGCCGAGCGCGAGGGCAAGCCCAAGTCGGCGGTCCTGATGGCCGGCAAGGCCGCGTTCTTCATGTTCCTCTACCTGGAGGTTCTCGACGCCTCGTTCTCGTTCGACGGCGTGATCGGCGCGTTCGCCATCACCAACGACATCGTCCTGATGGCGCTGGGCCTCGGCATCGGCGCGATGTACGTCCGGTCCCTGACCGTGTACCTGGTCCGCCAGGGCACCCTCGACGACTACGTCTACCTGGAGCACGGAGCCCACTACGCGATCGGCGCCCTCGCGGTGATCCTCATGGTCACCATCCAGTACGAGATCCACGAGATCATCACCGGTCTCGTCGGTGTCCTCCTGATCGGCTGGTCCTTCCTGTCCTCCGTACGCCGCAACAGGGCACTGGCGGCCGCCGAGGGAAAAGCCGAGGGCTCGGACGAGAAGACTGAGGTCTCGTCCGGGGTGTGA
- a CDS encoding TerD family protein — protein MGVTLAKGGNVSLSKAAPNLTQVMVGLGWDARSTTGADFDLDASALMCSNGRVLGDEYFVFYNQLKSPDGSVEHTGDNLTGEGEGDDESILVDLSKVPDRCDKIVFPVSIHDADNRGQTFGQVSNAFIRVVNQADGQELARYDLSEDASTETAMIFGELYRYQGEWKFRAVGQGYASGLRGIALDFGVNVS, from the coding sequence ATGGGCGTCACGCTCGCCAAGGGAGGGAACGTCTCCCTGTCCAAGGCCGCCCCCAACCTCACCCAGGTGATGGTCGGACTCGGCTGGGACGCGCGCTCCACCACCGGAGCCGACTTCGACCTCGACGCCAGCGCCCTGATGTGCAGCAACGGGCGGGTCCTGGGTGACGAGTACTTCGTCTTCTACAACCAGCTCAAGAGCCCGGACGGCTCGGTCGAGCACACCGGCGACAACCTCACCGGTGAGGGCGAGGGCGACGACGAGTCGATCCTGGTCGACCTCTCCAAGGTGCCGGACCGGTGCGACAAGATCGTCTTCCCGGTGTCGATTCATGACGCCGACAACCGCGGCCAGACCTTCGGCCAGGTCAGCAACGCCTTCATCCGTGTGGTCAACCAGGCCGACGGCCAGGAACTGGCCCGCTACGACCTCTCCGAGGACGCCTCCACCGAGACCGCGATGATCTTCGGCGAGCTCTACCGCTACCAGGGCGAGTGGAAGTTCAGGGCGGTGGGGCAGGGGTACGCGTCGGGCCTCAGGGGCATCGCTCTCGACTTCGGAGTCAACGTCTCGTAA